TTTGAGATGGTCCTCCTCCAGGGCCAGACGAGACAGATCATAGACGGGATTAGCAGGGTCGAAGTCCACCATGGTTGCGGAGTATTGTATCAATAACGGGCGTTGCGCCAGTTCCTCCATTCTCTGCTGATAGGCTTCGATCCACCTGGTCAACTCGCTGCTCTTCATCAGGTTGGTGGATACCAGGTGATTGATTTCAACCTGCTCGATGGACTGCCGCCCGGTGTAGTAGGCCAGGAAACCCACAACTACCACCGGCACGACCGCCAGCAGCACGAACAGCAGGGATATCCTCGACCTTACGTTCACTTGCCTTCACTTCCGTAGATCTCATCCAGGAATTGCATGGTATAGGCCAGGTTTACATCAAACGGCTTGGCCAGCAGTTCGTAATCCAGAAGGATCTGATACATAGCCTGCCAGTCATCCGGCTTCATCCAGCCGATATAATCGTCCCCGGTATGCACCAGCGGCAGCTGGGCTTCCAATATCGCCGCCTGTAGCTGCGGGTCCTTGTCCTTGTTATATTTCAGGACGGCAGGTATGGCCTGCTCGTAGTCCTCAACGACGTCCTGCCAGCCCCTGAGTGTAGCGCGCAGGAAGCGGGCCACCAGACCGGGATTCTCTTTGATCAGGCTCTCTCGGGTTACCACCAGGTCCGAGTAGAAGTAAACGCCGTAGTCGCTTGGCCAGATAAGGTTGAGCATTAATCCCTTCTGTCTCATCTCGATCAGGCTTGTATTCGAATAACAGGAGGTGATATCCGCCTCATGGCCGTAAAACATCGTAAAGACCGGATCCCAGGCTATCAGTTTTGTTTTGGAGATATCCAGGCCCAGCCTTTTCATCATAATATAATATTGTACCTGGAGGTCCTGCTGTGATCCGCTGGCATCCAGCGTGGCCACCGTCTTCCCCAGAAAGTCCCGCGGTCGCAGTATACCCGAATCGAATAAAGCAACATAGACAATCGGACTCTGCCTGTATATAGCGGCAATGGCGGTTACCGGTTGATCCTGACTGCGCGCTACCAGGACGGATTCAGGGGCAATCACACCGAAATCCGCCTTGTCGTAAACTATTCGCTGCACGATGGCCAGATCTTTCTCACCCTCGAGAAAGGTAACATTGATGTTTTCCTGCGCATAATATCCTTTCTCCTGGGCCAGGTAGAAGCCGGCGAACTGCGCCTGGTGCCTCCCTTTCAGTTGCAGGATCACTTCATCCGGCGGCTGCTCGGGCTTGAACTGGCACTGGCAGTTCAGAAGCAGGACGGCCGGCAACACGATAAGTGATAATACAGGTAATAACCTTTTATATATATGTCTTCCCAAAGTTTTTAAACGGTATTTACTTTCCATAGCCGGATGCCTCCGGGGATCAGCAATCAAACCATGTTAGCAAACAGCCGGATCGGAAAATCCTCGGCTCTCTTGTTTTGACCGGCAAATACAGTTTTATATCGCTGATCAGCCAACTGATTCATTCTATGTTTAACAATAGGTTGTGTCAAAATGCGAAGCAAAGCAGGCCTGATCAGTGTGAGAAATATGAAAGCCCTTCCGGCTTTTGACGAACCGGCCTGCTTGCCTTACTCTATTATGGCTATGAACGGGAGCGACATCGTCGGCCGCACGCTGCGCGGTTGGACCGCGGGCAAAAGCGCAAAGGTAGCCATGATCGAGGTCTTCCGCAGGATACGCGATATCCCCTACGGAGTGCTGCCCGAGCTGAACAGCCCCATCGATTACTGGCGCATACTGGAAACCAACATCGGCTCATGCACGCCCAAGCACCTGCTGATGTGCGATATGTACAGCAGGATGGGACTGAACGTGCTCTATGCCGTTTTCCCCTATCGCTGGGCGGAGTTCGAGGAGCTCTACCCGCCCGACCTCTGGAAGCTGGCGCAGCAGATGGACCCCGTCAACCACCTGGCCTGCAGAGTTGAGATAAACGGCAGATACGTCCTGGTGGACGCAACGGTGGACCCTCCGCTGGGCGCGATCGGATTACCCTTCACCGCAAGCTGGGACGGTATATCGGACACAGCCCTGCCCGTGCTGCCGGTAGGAGAAGAGGATCTCTATCATCCTTCGGAGGCCGACCTTATGCCGCCGCCCGACCTGAACGATAACGCCCTCGCATTCTATGCCGGTCTAAATACGTATTTTCAGAGGATACGCGATGGGCAAACCTGATACCCGCCTGGTGCTGCGCAATGCCGGCGCTATTACGCTGGATCCGCGCCGTCCGCCAGCCAGGACAATCTATATTGAGGGCAAGCGCATATCCGGGGTGAGCGGCAAAGATATCGACCCTTCCCTGGCAGGGGCCGCCCGGGTTATCGATTGCCGGGGCAGTACCGTCATACCCGCCTTCCACGATGCGCACTGCCATGTGACGGCCTACGCCGAGAGCCTGCTCAACATCGACCTCAGCCCCGCCTCAGTCAAATCCGTGGAAGA
The DNA window shown above is from Dehalococcoidia bacterium and carries:
- a CDS encoding ABC transporter substrate-binding protein; translated protein: MESKYRLKTLGRHIYKRLLPVLSLIVLPAVLLLNCQCQFKPEQPPDEVILQLKGRHQAQFAGFYLAQEKGYYAQENINVTFLEGEKDLAIVQRIVYDKADFGVIAPESVLVARSQDQPVTAIAAIYRQSPIVYVALFDSGILRPRDFLGKTVATLDASGSQQDLQVQYYIMMKRLGLDISKTKLIAWDPVFTMFYGHEADITSCYSNTSLIEMRQKGLMLNLIWPSDYGVYFYSDLVVTRESLIKENPGLVARFLRATLRGWQDVVEDYEQAIPAVLKYNKDKDPQLQAAILEAQLPLVHTGDDYIGWMKPDDWQAMYQILLDYELLAKPFDVNLAYTMQFLDEIYGSEGK